ACGATGCTGATGCCAACGAcaacgacgacgtgataccaatataggACCGCAAttttttttgcggttgtataaaaaacTAGACATGAGATATGGTATGGTTGACAATCAGAAAACCATCCACCAGAGATCACAGATCAAAGAATAAAACTCAGTTTGACTTTTCAGAAACAGATAGAACAGCATTCAGGGCCCCTCGATACAGTTACAGAATACAGGGGAAGTAATGACATTGCCCATGTTATATGTTACTTTTTGCTACATCAAACTGCGACATATTGAGAAATGATCCATTTTTCCACAGATTTAAATCATTAGGGAAAGACAATTTAACTTCCAAATTCAAAAGGgggtatgttttgttttatggtTTTCCTAAAAAGATATTCTGTagtcaatttcacaaaaaaaaatcatgctaATTTGGAGTTACTATACATGTGTTTTCATATGATTAATCAATTAATAGTTCTCAAATATTTTGAGCGAGATTTAAAttacattattaatttttttattatgataaattatTATAGAATAGCTTATTTCATAATCTGATTTTTGAACAACATTCATGCATGTGCAAACCACACAAATTGCATATGAATTATCAATGTTGATAGGTTCccagttgttttttttaaatttatttttgaattctcGATTAAGTTATTCTATCTATATCTGACTGGGAAATCAAGGCATTTTGTTGCATCTAAAGATATAAACATGTGTATTcaatcttccctataaaagatgTTGAAAACTCAGGCCTAGGCTCATTtctaatatttaaaataaaaacaaaatctttgcTGTCcatcattttacaattttttctaCATCACATTTTCTTACTGTATGTGTTTATCTTGAAGTACTGAGTTTGTAAAAACAAGTAATGATTGCAACAGAATGCTGTAACAAAGTTTTTAAAAGGATGCCATATATGAATAAACCCCTTTGGACTTACCTTATAAATCATTCAATCCATATTTTCatgatatttgaaaattaaagattTTGCAGGGGTATACATTTGTAGAAAAAACTTTCTTTTCAAAACTTCAACACATGTATTAGCTGCATTCATATATACTTTAGTATTGTCATATGATCATGCATTTACAAATTATGTATTCCCCCTTTATGTTATTCACAATCCATTAGTGCAGGCATAGCAAACAAGTTGGGGTATATAAACACATAAGATGAGGCTAAAGGAACAACACAGGAaaacaaagtatatatatatatataaggaggCTTTGACGgtacaaaaaatcagcaaaatttgaaacagtttttttttcaaaacaaattttatttaccacattattagttgttactttatgatatggtacaaaaatcaatcaaaaaaatcaatttgttttggcCCCAAATGACTTTTGTTAATGttcatatcattgaaaaagctccaaattatctccctttggtgaacaaatgccattttttgcattaaaattgaaataacttttttaactcatcggtgacctatattttttattattttttttcaaataaactgtacttgaactaaactattgtaaaatttaagtgatttctgtaatttagtctttttcttatttcgatattacttttttttctcctattagttcaacagaaaaaaggtaccttaacaaaaatgcatgcttctttcgaaggcagattgtgagcttaactgaatggtgacccatatttttatttcaatttccaTAAAGAATaggataaattttatttatagaaaacaagaatgtgtccccagtacacggatgccccatacgtactatcattttctatgttcagtggaccatgaaaatgggataaaatctctaatttggcattaaaattaaaaagatcatatcataaagtttcaagttgattggactttaacttcagcaaaaactacctcgaccaaaaactttaacctgaagccagacgaacgaacagacagatgAACGAACGGACAaaagaacggacgcacagacaagaaaacatattgcccataaatcattatgttttaatcATAACATatgtattaacaaaataaaaatagtaagtTAATTAgggaacaaaaaatattttttcattgtaaatattttttttacagtttccCATGTGAAACTTAAATATCTAAATGAAAGAATACTGctgtttatatttcatttttttaaagtaagttccttgggttAAGTTTTAGCTATATACTTAGTGAATAATTGTGATTTAACAAATAATAGCATCAAGATAATGAATTTTTACTGAGTTTGACCATAAATTGTGATTTATTACAATACAGGAACAATAATTATTGTTGTGTAGTAAGAAAGGACTATCAgtaaatatcaatgataaaatatcaattaattgttttcttttatatttctgAAGTGTATGAACCTGTTTTTATAGATTCAAGGATGGCATATGCATTTTTGAAAGAACTTTCAAACTTCACAATGACTACAAAAGAAAATTCTTTATCTGAAGGTAAATCTACCATcaaagttaatttataaaattacagatctagcgttaaaaaaaataatatagctTCACACACTCACTCTACCAGAAAGCCTCTTACCTTTTGGTTttggtatacatgtattattttcttttattaaaccATCTTTACATTTACAATCATAGCCACCATCTTTATTTGTACAGACTTTATTTTCATCTTCACATATATCTTCTAACAGACATTCATCTACATCTGCAAAATAGTCAAATTCTGAGATGATATCTTTTCTAGATAAGAAAGCAAGTTTCAAAGTAAAAGTTTGATAATTTTCTTCCATACCCAGTATTCACAATTTTGTCTAACTTGTTGTCAGACACTGGTATTTCTGTATCTGCAAGTACCGTCATAAATCTTTAGActatttttttgaattatttttctgtttgtttttgtctttcaAGTGGAACTAGTTCAGAACTAAGTAAAGTGGCACATGAAGTTAATTAATTAGTTAAATTATTAAGTCTCATAAGTCATTTTTTGGCTGgatattgattgttgtttgtgtGTATATGAATATTGTGTGAATGCCTTGtttcaatcaatatgtgacactataataaacaattttattcttattctatTATAAACTGACCACTACAACTGATAATCAAATTACTGTTAAAAATCTATTAATCTACTAattttggatttaaaaaaaaaatcaatcacaaTTAATGATGAAGTAAAAATAAGATTAAGCAGGAAAGATGAGGATTCGTTAGATCTATACTACTTCCTCCAGCCTGGattaaaataaaacttatgtGGGTTTACATCGATTATATATAATTAGGTGAACTTGGCCTTTTGGCagacagaataaatttatttaaggaatgactgtaatatttcttCTGTCTTTAAAGaagtaacataaaaaatatggtgcacactgaGTAACGCacgtagcaggttatttaacagtgtgcaccacattttttatgtgatTTCGAATGgactgacaaaatattacagttatttcttataattaaattctaaattccattttaaaccggtgtaaatcatgaaaaaacattgatgacatggtcacatgacaaaattgtgtctatgatatgataaacTAAACgacatcagccaatcagaagacatgttacattcaaaattaaattatttaacaatggcTTGGTTGATATATGTCATTTATAGTATATATACGATACAACCTTCTTCACTTGATTATGATTTTTTGCAAGATATGTATGAGCTTCAAATGTTCCTGTGGTCTTTTTTTTATAGTCATTTTGTGTAATGTATTTAGTGGACTTTTGTATGTCTTCTTTAAAGGTTTCATGAAACTTAGTtaagaaaataatatcattttctttttttatgaaataaacagcatttttattatttctaaatgCTTTTACTGCATACATTACCTTTACAAGAGTTATCTTCCATGGTATAACCTTCTGCACATTTATCACATTTATCTATACCATACAATGTACATCCATCACATGCTTTATGGCAAGCTGCAAAAACATACAAAAGATAGCTACCATTTATCTAGATGTAAATAAAAAGCAGGCCATAAATAACAGCATTCAAGCATTTAGGTATAATAGGGCTCTGATATATTGAgacattaatttaaaattatgaactttccataaAAATGGGCCATTctctttctgtattttttttttaaagacaaatagaCCTTACAATTGGTATTAGTATTGATTATGTTATCAGTAAGTTAACAGCAAAGTAAATACTCATTATATATTCATATGCACATTCATGGCTCAACAAGTGGATACTTGAGTCTGCATTACACAAGGTCACGCTTTTCTCTGACTGTTACTTTTTTTAAAGTCttaacactaaatccattggatattGGAAGTGTATTGATTGATATCAAAGTCTCAGATGAAGaatgtttattgtttgtttttcactttgaaatagctttcagtaactctgcgccttttatagctgaatatgcagAATGGGTTTTGCTCTTTTTGAAGATATATATgtgaaatcttatttttttttattagaagttaaaaacagatttttttttatggggtATCATTTATGCAAGtcttaaaatgaaaaaacaaaatatgacacACATATTCTTGGGATGGTAGTACTCCAAATACTTACAAGTAGAAAGGATAACATGGACCTGAGCTGTAATATACATGGTCAAACTTACTTGTAATAGGATAACATAGACCTGAGCTGTAATATACATGATCAAACTTACTTGCACAATGGTATGAGCCTTGTGTATTTGAACAATACTGTCCATTTTCACATGTAGCATCTGTTTCACACTcatttatatctaaaattaaatGTCAGGGGTATaaatgattgaattaaaaatgtataaatattggCACTTTTCTGGATAACCTTCATCAGAAACTCTTTTatccaaaaaaattataaatgcaaAGAATGTATTTCAAATGTACTTCCTAAAAATGTGAAGAGCCACATGAAGTTTCCAAAATATGaactgtatttacattgtatcagaaatcaaatttattcattcagtgtatgttcacttgtgttaatatgtgttttgattgagttaagccatttcaattgatattttacagtgtgtctttctatgttgtggtgttacactattgtttcagataagagtGAAGGTTGGTActgattaaaacgtttaaaccctcTGCAATTGTTTACACCTGTCCGaagttaggaatctgatgttcagaagttgtcatttgttgatgtgattcataagtgtttcttgtttctcgttttttatatagattagaccatttgttttcctgtttgaatggttttatactagtcatttttggggccctttatggcttgtgtttggtgtgaaccaagaCTCCTTGTTGAAGACagaactttgacctataatggtttcttttataaattgtgacttggatggagagttgtctcattggcacttataccacatcttcttatctatcaagaaacaaagataaattcaaGTAAATGAAGCATGAGGTTTAACAAATATCACTGGTTCAAACACTATGAATATGCTTCTACTTGGAAATATTGCTTTATATTGAAGGTCAAGATTTGTATTACAGAATCAAAGGCAATGTTACTATTACTGTTATTTTGAATGAAGTTAACCTAATGACAAGAATTGTAATCAATTTTTAGACTTATCAGAAGGTAAGTTATTTACCTTTACAACCCTCTTCTTCATTCTGTTCCCACCCCTTTCCACATTCATCACATCCTTTAGGACCAGCCTCCCAACATGTGGACTTACATGACATATGACAAGCTACAATGCAATCATTAACAATTGTATTAGATGCTTATTGGGTCATGTATGTAAACATAATATAGTATTGTTAATGTAATAATTGTGCGACTATAATAACAATATGCTAGAATAAGTATTCCTGTTCTGTTTATGACATTAATGTCTGACAATTTCTCCAAAGTAAAGCCACCAATATAGAGTTTATGATTTCATATCAGTAGGATCTGTTTGGCAACTAATGGCATTTTAACAGGACAGATTTATGAGAAATCttgatttaaaacatttttattataatgtatcACCAACTAGTACTGTAATGTGCATTTGATCCACTTGTaactttattctttttattttcaataaaccaTATCTCAGAATCTATAAAATTAACTAAATAATCTTTTCTGCCTCAATGTTAAGTTCCGTATATTAGCATGTTCCGTAGTTTGTTTTTAGTCAGACCCGCAAGTGGCAGGAATTATTCTTCTTGATTCACATGGAGTTCGAGCAGGGCGCCCGACACAGATGAAGACAACTTGGTGAGTCCGTAGCTATATATTATTGACTTTTCATCAAGACTTAACACTTTTCAATGAAAAGTTGCTAACAAGCTTATAATTTAGGATTCAGACTGTGATAAGACTCTTACCTGTACATGTTATGTGTGTATCATTTTTACTTTCTTCAAAGAATGCATCTTTACATTCATCACACAGATCTCCTTGGTAACCACTATCACAGTTGCATTTCCCAGTTCCTTCTCTTGTGCCTTCTCCCtgagtaaatatacaaatatttgaaaaaatagaaCTATGAAGGACATGAAGGATGAGTTTTgccaattattaatttttttatatgccTGCATGTGTGGGACTTAAACAACAATGTATGTGTTTCAACTTTAAAAATTGAACTAGGGCTCCTGAATCGCTCACAagtcaatttgataaaaaaaatacaatacaagtGGAATATTCAATTAGTTTCTGGCAAAAACACCTGGAAAATGAAATGCCATAATGTGTAATAACTCTTAAAGCTGACGGTTTCACACATGTTGACTGATTGTAGATCTtgactttttgataaatttactaTTTACAGTTTCTCTCAATCCACTATAGTTTAAgccaaacaaacacaaaaagacaaaaattaaagaagtcaaattgacaattttggcaAAATTGACTGATTTGTAAAATATCTATCTACTAAAGCTCGCATAAAGTCGGTTTATTTAGTCTTGAAAGGGAAATTACTCCCATAATGAGTCAACTGATGAATTAGGCCATTGTTGGTaatttttccacaaaaaaaacataaaattggtAAAAAGTGTCttttaagggagataactatAATACAGTTGACTGTTGATTTAggaatgttgacttatttgtaaatcttgttCTGCTGATCAATTTTGTGGTTTTATGGAAGTTATAATAGATAAtcatgacacaaaaaaaaatcaggtgcTTCAGTATTTTTATATTACTGATAGCAACTCACtgttgaaatattgaataaatcTTGTCTATTTTGAAATTGTTCTCCAACtgtatgtttaatataaaaataaagagatgaggtataattgcaaatgagacatctctccaccagaatccaaaatgacataaaagttaaGAATGAATATCAAATTTGTCCTTTTTCACCAAAATAGATCAGTCACTGAGCTTCCACTATTATACTAGAAGATAAAAATTCATCTTTTCCTGCAAGGAGGAAAGCATGTGCAAAATGTTCTAAATCAGGCTATCAAGACAATGTGTTGCTCactgttatttttgtttaaacatctATTTTTTGGAGAAGTTGATAGGTATGGTCTATTATACTGTCCAATATGTTTGTTAATTTctgatttcttttaattttcatgtaTTTACTTACATCACATTTCCCATTGCTCGTACAAGGTCTATCTTTATCTCCTTTACACTGTGAACATGATGGTCCATAGGTATTTTTTGGACaacaaactgaaataaaaatttaaaaagaaaagtttttaaaacttaTGATGCGCTAAAAACATGAAATGGAATATTATGGCATTTAGGAAAAACATCTTCATATGTAGTCAAATTATTTATGTTAATTTAAGGGGAAGTCATGTGGGAGTAGGAATCATTCAACAGTGATGaatgcaattgtttttatttacctTGAAACCAAAATGACAATTGAGCCTATTTCAATATCTATAGACAAGttcctcttttttttaaaacttttaaagacATCCCAAAATCATTTACATGCCATGCTTGTATTTCTCGCTTATATAACAGTCAtagatgtaaacaaaattaaagcaaaatTAGATTTGTATAAAATTAATACCTTTAACATTTTCTATGCACAACCACTGGAAGAAATCTGCATCTCTTTTCTTTTGAAACTGGTTGAACCAAAAATTTTCAACTAAGTCTTCATATTCTTCTACCATGGTATGACACtgatattcataaaaataaagtaattaTTAGTTTTTTTAAAGCACATCTGAAATTTAAAAGACTGTTCTGACGTCACATAATTTTAGTGTTTATTTGCAAGAAAATCTGTGATGTTATAATAACATCCAATTCCTTAAAGTACCTGATATATACAATTCTAGTAAGAGAccgaaaataccaaaaaattaaAGGATGGCAGattgaaaaatgtaaatattttcctCATGTTCATAATTACACagcaactaaataaaaaaaacatgttataatttACTCATAGGCTTCTCATTTTAACACTGACCAGTGTAGAATTTTATATCCTTAAAATGATGAGACTCACAATATAATTTGGACTCACCATACCATAATAAGCTGGTATAAGAATTAGTACTCCCAACTTCTATTAGTTAACAATTAAACAGCAAACTTACTGTCTTATTGTGATTTGTCAAGTATTGTATCTTAATGCATTTTTATAGATAGTCATtgcttttaaactttttgaagTTATCATTATTTCAGTACAGTATATGCTGGTGATTCACTTTCATACATGTGATGGACTGTGAAACTCAGATcaggagatttggaaattttggtcaggAGATTAGGACTCAGATCAGGAcgttttttatcgacataaattttgtcgtaaatgtaaccgtatgatgtagaaattgtgttttttcttcaaatttccatcaaattgtaataTGTTTATAGTACCCTTATTGCCTTtctatttaaatgaaataaaatattaaatagaatctgtttcttgttttgttttg
This sequence is a window from Mytilus edulis chromosome 1, xbMytEdul2.2, whole genome shotgun sequence. Protein-coding genes within it:
- the LOC139514311 gene encoding cysteine-rich with EGF-like domain protein 2 isoform X2, whose protein sequence is MTVNRLTVFSLFIISLIEYVALDKCSVCRGIIDNFDEGLKKTAKANFGGGNTRWEEKSLGSYATSETRLVEIVENLCSKDTKECHTMVEEYEDLVENFWFNQFQKKRDADFFQWLCIENVKVCCPKNTYGPSCSQCKGDKDRPCTSNGKCDGEGTREGTGKCNCDSGYQGDLCDECKDAFFEESKNDTHITCTACHMSCKSTCWEAGPKGCDECGKGWEQNEEEGCKDINECETDATCENGQYCSNTQGSYHCATCHKACDGCTLYGIDKCDKCAEGYTMEDNSCKDVDECLLEDICEDENKVCTNKDGGYDCKCKDGLIKENNTCIPKPKDTSEDNNTKDSMEKEEL
- the LOC139514311 gene encoding cysteine-rich with EGF-like domain protein 2 isoform X1; the protein is MTVNRLTVFSLFIISLIEYVALDKCSVCRGIIDNFDEGLKKTAKANFGGGNTRWEEKSLGSYATSETRLVEIVENLCSKDTKECHTMVEEYEDLVENFWFNQFQKKRDADFFQWLCIENVKVCCPKNTYGPSCSQCKGDKDRPCTSNGKCDGEGTREGTGKCNCDSGYQGDLCDECKDAFFEESKNDTHITCTACHMSCKSTCWEAGPKGCDECGKGWEQNEEEGCKDINECETDATCENGQYCSNTQGSYHCATCHKACDGCTLYGIDKCDKCAEGYTMEDNSCKDVDECLLEDICEDENKVCTNKDGGYDCKCKDGLIKENNTCIPKPKDIPKKKESKPHKKKFSSKDKKSLKKRNKYSQPSLLVHFAILGLYALCGLLVRGNVVIISVLTVFLGIYVYWFAI